A stretch of the Arachis stenosperma cultivar V10309 chromosome 6, arast.V10309.gnm1.PFL2, whole genome shotgun sequence genome encodes the following:
- the LOC130936392 gene encoding uncharacterized protein LOC130936392 codes for MDTLSSTVSTLKIPSVPTQTHHHRELFYHHLIRTNTANCQPCVCSSTASIIPRTSKKAAVSTFLPVSASSSSPPLQPRSSSPIFHAKPATGYAAAIIEVGQSTKSLHAVHMDVQRLLRFLQSSNNNDKGEAAATMMKEVGKQGKFQRHVVALLRMLMKKGKLGILGEVLKEFERIYEELCGTQVVLVSSDELLGIAKKVRQTPSFAF; via the coding sequence ATGGATACATTATCAAGCACAGTTTCAACCCTCAAGATTCCATCAGTACCCACACAAACTCATCATCATCGTGAATTATTCTATCATCACTTGATAAGAACCAACACTGCCAACTGTCAACCCTGTGTTTGTTCTTCCACTGCTTCCATTATTCCCAGAACCAGCAAGAAGGCTGCTGTCTCTACTTTTCTACCAGTCTCTGCTTCCTCATCGTCACCGCCTCTCCAACCACGTTCTTCTTCTCCAATATTCCATGCAAAGCCAGCCACTGGGTACGCAGCGGCCATAATAGAGGTGGGTCAAAGCACCAAGTCCCTTCACGCCGTTCACATGGATGTTCAGAGGCTCCTGAGGTTTCTCCAATCAAGCAATAATAACGATAAGGGAGAAGCAGCGGCTACCATGATGAAGGAGGTGGGCAAGCAAGGAAAGTTTCAGAGGCACGTGGTTGCGTTGTTGAGGATGCTGATGAAGAAGGGCAAATTGGGAATTTTGGGAGAAGTTTTAAAAGAGTTCGAGAGGATCTACGAGGAGCTTTGTGGAACTCAAGTGGTGTTGGTGTCATCTGACGAGTTGTTAGGGATAGCCAAGAAGGTGCGGCAAACACCCTCTTTTGCCTTCTGA